From one Trifolium pratense cultivar HEN17-A07 linkage group LG1, ARS_RC_1.1, whole genome shotgun sequence genomic stretch:
- the LOC123893250 gene encoding uncharacterized protein LOC123893250 gives MKQNTKLTQLCQILMVTISISMVTIVFASDESFSTSLPGCKNKCGNVTIPFPFGISDSSIPNQGTCFLTPKFNLTCVNDTKLFWGESQVNNISILEGQMEVLFYISRFCYDGSNTPSLDTGSFRISNMKNKFVTVGCDTYGYLNSIFSGETYSTGCLTRCYGNLDGIENGTCSGIGCCQVDIPRMMKNISIEVSEFPNSTEEYSGCSYSFIVKDGFYNFSLADLYNFTSEEVPLILDWSVGWENCTVSKACMNNSNCHDEDIDFGGYRCECKEGYTGNPYHPDGCKDIDECKTNNHTCISEEHCRNTDGHHECFCPDGQSGNGTKTGAGCSKRDLITKVAIGLSAGLIVLFVAISSLYLTYQKRKLIKLKQKFFQQNGGSILLQQLSTREETSQSAQIFTEEELKKATKNYDESLIIGRGGFGTVFKGILPDNKIVAVKKSKVIDTNQIEQFINEVVVLSQINHRNVVKLLGCCLETEVPSLVYEFVSNGTLFDFIHTKDKANNPTWKTRLRIAAETAGALSYLHSAASIPIIHRDVKSTNILLDDNYTAKVSDFGASRLVPLDQTEIATMVQGTLGYLDPEYMQTHQLTEKSDVYSFGVVLAELLTGDKPLSFNRSEENTSLAMHFLSCLKEDRIFEAIQVGILNDENKKEIKEVAILAARCLRLRGDERPSMKEVAMELEGIRLIERHPWNETEQNFEEGQRLLHEAFSSIYNENGDDSYNVGYTTGYDSLRDQPLIQQNTMKQNTKLTQLCQILMVTISISMVTIVFASDESFSTSLPGCKNKCGNVTIPFPFGISDSSIPNQGTCFLTPKFNLTCVNDTKLFWGESQVNNISILEGQMEVLFYISRFCYDGSNTPSLDTGSFRISNMKNKFVTVGCDTYGYLNSIFSGETYSTGCLTRCYGNLDGIENGTCSGIGCCQVDIPRMMKNISIEVSEFPNSTEEYSGCSYSFIVKDGFYNFSLADLYNFTSEEVPLILDWSVGWENCTVSKACMNNSNCHDEDIDFGGYRCECKEGYTGNPYHPDGCKDIDECKTNNHTCISEEHCRNTDGHHECFCPDGQSGNGTKTGAGCSKRDLITKVAIGLSAGLIVLFVAISSLYLTYQKRKLIKLKQKFFQQNGGSILLQQLSTREETSQSAQIFTEEELKKATKNYDESLIIGRGGFGTVFKGILPDNKIVAVKKSKVIDTNQIEQFINEVVVLSQINHRNVVKLLGCCLETEVPSLVYEFVSNGTLFDFIQTTKDKPNNPTWKTRLRIAAETAGALSYLHSAASIPIIHRDVKSTNILLDDNYTAKVSDFGASRLVPLDQTEIATVVQGTLGYLDPEYMQTHQLTEKSDVYSFGVVLAELLTGDKPLSFNRPEESISLAMHFLSCLKQDKIFEAIQVGILSDDNKKDIKEVAILAARCLRLRSDERPTMKEVAMELDGIRLTERHPWNDTDQNFEENQRLLHEASSSIYSEIGDHSSNFGYTNVYDSLKDQPLIALDDGR, from the exons ATGAAACAGAACACAAAGCTCACACAACTATGCCAAATTTTAATGGTAACAATATCAATATCCATGGTAACAATAGTATTTGCATCGGATGAATCCTTTTCAACATCCCTACCCGGTTGCAAAAACAAATGTGGAAATGTCACAATTCCATTTCCTTTTGGAATATCAGATTCATCAATACCAAATCAAGGAACTTGTTTCCTAACGCCAAAATTTAACCTCACATGTGTAAATGACACAAAATTATTTTGGGGTGAGTCACAAGTTAACAACATAAGCATCCTCGAAGGACAAATGGAAGTATTGTTTTATATCTCCAGGTTTTGTTATGACGGAAGTAACACACCCAGTTTAGACACCGGCAGTTTCAGAATATCCAACATGAAAAACAAGTTCGTAACGGTTGGTTGTGACACTTACGGTTATCTCAACAGCATTTTCAGCGGAGAAACATACTCGACCGGTTGTTTAACAAGATGTTATGGTAATCTAGATGGAATTGAAAACGGAACATGTTCAGGTATTGGTTGTTGTCAAGTTGATATTCCACGTATGATGAAGAATATAAGTATAGAAGTTTCTGAATTTCCTAATTCAACGGAGGAATATAGTGGGTGTAGCTATTCTTTTATTGTTAAAGATGGTTTCTATAATTTTTCTCTTGCTGATTTGTATAATTTTACTTCTGAGGAGGTTCCATTGATTCTTGATTGGAGTGTTGGATGGGAAAATTGTACGGTTTCAAAGGCTTGCATGAATAATAGTAATTGCCATGATGAGGATATTGATTTTGGTGGTTACCGGTGTGAATGTAAGGAAGGTTATACAGGAAACCCTTATCACCCAGATGGCTGCAAAG ACATCGATGAATGTAAGACAAATAACCACACATGCATAAGTGAAGAACATTGTCGCAACACGGATGGGCATCACGAGTGTTTTTGTCCGGATGGACAATCCGGTAATGGAACAAAGACAGGAGCTGGGTGCAGTAAAAGAGATTTAATTACGAAGGTTGCCATCG GATTAAGTGCTGGACTCATTGTTCTATTTGTGGCGATTTCATCTCTTTACTTGACATATCAAAAAAGGAAACTGATCAAACTAAAGCAAAAATTCTTCCAACAAAACGGTGGTTCCATTTTGCTACAACAACTATCTACAAGAGAAGAGACATCGCAATCGGCTCAAATATTCACAGAAGAGGAACTTAAAAAAGCCACAAAAAACTACGATGAAAGCTTAATCATTGGTAGAGGAGGTTTTGGCACTGTCTTCAAAGGGATTTTACCCGATAACAAAATTGTCGCTGTCAAAAAATCCAAAGTAATTGACACAAATCAAATTGAGCAATTCATTAACGAAGTAGTTGTTCTGTCTCAAATAAATCATAGGAATGTTGTCAAACTCTTAGGATGTTGTTTAGAGACAGAAGTTCCTTCCTTGGTTTATGAATTCGTTAGCAACGGTACACTTTTCGACTTCATAC ATACTAAAGATAAAGCAAATAATCCAACATGGAAAACACGTTTAAGGATAGCAGCAGAAACAGCTGGAGCTTTATCTTATCTACATTCGGCTGCTTCAATACCAATTATTCATCGAGATGTTAAGAGTACCAACATTCTCTTAGATGACAACTACACCGCAAAAGTTTCCGATTTCGGAGCTTCGAGATTGGTTCCACTTGATCAAACTGAGATAGCAACAATGGTTCAAGGTACTCTTGGATATTTAGATCCAGAGTATATGCAAACACATCAATTAACTGAGAAAAGTGATGTTTATAGCTTTGGCGTTGTTCTTGCGGAGCTTTTAACAGGAGACAAACCTCTTTCTTTTAATAGGTCTGAAGAGAACACTAGTCTTGCTATGCACTTTTTGTCTTGTTTAAAAGAAGATCGAATTTTCGAAGCTATTCAAGTTGGTATTTTGAATGATGAAAACAAGAAAGAGATTAAGGAGGTTGCTATTCTTGCAGCAAGGTGTTTGAGACTTAGAGGTGATGAAAGACCAAGCATGAAAGAAGTGGCTATGGAGTTGGAAGGTATAAGGTTAATTGAGAGGCATCCTTGGAATGAGACAGAGCAAAATTTTGAAGAGGGTCAACGCTTACTTCATGAGGCATTTTCTAGCATTTATAATGAAAATGGTGATGATAGCTATAATGTTGGATATACTACTGGTTATGATAGCTTGAGAGATCAACCATTGATT CAACAAAACACAATGAAACAGAACACAAAGCTCACACAACTATGCCAAATTTTAATGGTAACAATATCAATATCCATGGTAACAATAGTATTTGCATCGGATGAATCCTTTTCAACATCCCTACCCGGTTGCAAAAACAAATGTGGAAATGTCACAATTCCATTTCCTTTTGGAATATCAGATTCATCAATACCAAATCAAGGAACTTGTTTCCTAACGCCAAAATTTAACCTCACATGTGTAAATGACACAAAATTATTTTGGGGTGAGTCACAAGTTAACAACATAAGCATCCTCGAAGGACAAATGGAAGTATTGTTTTATATCTCCAGGTTTTGTTATGACGGAAGTAACACACCCAGTTTAGACACCGGCAGTTTCAGAATATCCAACATGAAAAACAAGTTCGTAACGGTTGGTTGTGACACTTACGGTTATCTCAACAGCATTTTCAGCGGAGAAACATACTCGACCGGTTGTTTAACAAGATGTTATGGTAATCTAGATGGAATTGAAAACGGAACATGTTCAGGTATTGGTTGTTGTCAAGTTGATATTCCACGTATGATGAAGAATATAAGTATAGAAGTTTCTGAATTTCCTAATTCAACGGAGGAATATAGTGGGTGTAGCTATTCTTTTATTGTTAAAGATGGTTTCTATAATTTTTCTCTTGCTGATTTGTATAATTTTACTTCTGAGGAGGTTCCATTGATTCTTGATTGGAGTGTTGGATGGGAAAATTGTACGGTTTCAAAGGCTTGCATGAATAATAGTAATTGCCATGATGAGGATATTGATTTTGGTGGTTACCGGTGTGAATGTAAGGAAGGTTATACAGGAAACCCTTATCACCCAGATGGCTGCAAAG ACATCGATGAATGTAAGACAAATAACCACACATGCATAAGTGAAGAACATTGTCGCAACACGGATGGGCATCACGAGTGTTTTTGTCCGGATGGACAATCCGGTAATGGAACAAAGACAGGAGCTGGGTGCAGTAAAAGAGATTTAATTACGAAGGTTGCCATCG GATTAAGTGCTGGACTCATTGTTCTATTTGTGGCGATTTCATCTCTTTACTTGACATATCAAAAAAGGAAACTGATCAAACTAAAGCAAAAATTCTTCCAACAAAACGGTGGTTCCATTTTGCTACAACAACTATCTACAAGAGAAGAGACATCGCAATCGGCTCAAATATTCACAGAAGAGGAACTTAAAAAAGCCACAAAAAACTACGATGAAAGCTTAATCATTGGTAGAGGAGGTTTTGGCACTGTCTTCAAAGGGATTTTACCCGATAACAAAATTGTCGCTGTCAAAAAATCCAAAGTAATTGACACAAATCAAATTGAGCAATTCATTAACGAAGTAGTTGTTCTGTCTCAAATAAATCATAGGAATGTTGTCAAACTCTTAGGATGTTGTTTAGAGACAGAAGTTCCTTCCTTGGTTTATGAATTCGTTAGCAACGGTACACTTTTCGACTTCATACAAACTACTAAAGACAAACCAAATAATCCAACATGGAAAACACGTTTAAGAATAGCAGCAGAGACAGCTGGAGCTTTATCGTATCTACATTCGGCTGCTTCAATACCAATTATTCATCGAGATGTTAAGAGTACCAACATTCTCTTGGATGATAATTACACTGCAAAAGTTTCTGATTTTGGAGCTTCAAGATTAGTTCCACTTGATCAAACCGAAATAGCAACAGTGGTTCAAGGAACTCTTGGATACTTAGATCCGGAGTATATGCAAACACATCAGTTAACCGAGAAAAGTGATGTTTATAGCTTTGGTGTAGTTCTTGCAGAGCTTTTAACAGGGGACAAACCTCTCTCTTTTAATAGGCCGGAAGAGAGCATTAGTCTTGCTATGCACTTTTTGTCTTgtttaaaacaagataaaataTTTGAAGCTATTCAAGTTGGAATTTTGAGTGATGATAACAAGAAGGACATTAAGGAGGTTGCTATTCTTGCAGCAAGGTGTTTGAGACTTAGAAGTGATGAAAGACCTACAATGAAGGAAGTGGCTATGGAGTTGGATGGTATAAGATTAACGGAGAGGCATCCTTGGAATGATACAGACCAAAATTTTGAGGAGAATCAACGCTTACTTCATGAGGCATCTTCTAGCATTTATAGTGAAATTGGTGATCATAGCTCTAATTTTGGATATACTAATGTGTATGATAGCTTGAAAGATCAACCATTAATTGCCTTGGATGATGGAAGATGA